The Labrus mixtus chromosome 21, fLabMix1.1, whole genome shotgun sequence nucleotide sequence ACTACGCATGTTATTATTGACACAGCAATAGAACAACATTGTGAACACATGTAACCAAAACAAATGGATGTGTCTGTGGATGAGCTAACAGCATTCATTGAGAGAATAAACCAGTTCTGGGAGCGGTGTGTCGTTTTATCAAATTATCTCCAGTCAAGAAACGTTTTCAAGGATcagcttttaaaaagatttaacagAACTGCCTGATTCTGTTTCGAGAGAACAATAGCATAGgaatagaaacaaaaaagttAATCTTGTGACTAAATTTCCCCAGTGAAACTTAAGAAACAAACTTATATCGAGTGTCTTTCTAATGAATCCCCCGAAGGTAGGATCTAATACCAAAGCTTTACAATAACAGCACGTTGCTTACTGTTGAAAACTAGAAACAAATTAGACTATTGAGAGTAcattccttctttcttttttataaccATAAATCACCACACAAACGTAAAAGGCAGACTTACCAGCTGTTGGAAGCTCTCCTTCCAGGGGTTTGGGTTTTCATGCTCCTCAGGGCTGACCTGGTAGAATCTGCCGGGCTCAGGGTGCATCATGGGACGTGTGTACTCAAAAACCTCCATATATAGACGCTTCCTATGATAGTAAATACCATTTAATATTAGTTGTCGTCTTTATcagaatattaaatataaatcaggAAGTTTTCATCTCTTCAGCAGCACTGACCATAGGATGGGGTCATTGGCTAGCTGGCTGAATCTCTTGCATACACAAGCTGCCTGACAGAGATCCTGTTCCAGTAAGTAGGAGAAGATCTTCAAAACAACCTCATCTGGAAGCTTCTGCTGCAGATACTGTTCTGCTGGGGCtgctaaaaacacacaaatacagacacacactcgtgATTTAAGATTTAGGATTTTTGTCTTTCCTCTGAGCACATGCAACTGTGAGATTATGTTATTTGATAGATttcgaaaaaaaacaaaaagatttacGAGTACAAACATATAACTTAATTAATGGCTCAACAAAGAGCTAATGCTCTCCTTGCTCCAGTTGCGGAGCTTTGACACACACCTGGCAGGTCGTGGCTCTTACCGGACACTCGTGCCCGCTTGGCTCGATGGCCAAAGGCTTCTGTTGATGAAGTGGAAGCTCCCTGTAAAAGAGAGGAATAAGATATTAGCTTCATGCCAAGATTAAAGCACCAAGTAAGCAACTCTGAAATTGAGCACTGTGTCACAAAAAACATCATCCCATTAAAGAGGAAGACACTTTATCAGCGATTCTCTCTTGAACAAAAGCGAGATTCCGCAGGGATGCACAGTGCAATGTTTACAGAAAATATGTTATAGTCTAACCTCCATTGGGCCCTTGCTGGGGCAGGCAGAGGCGGTAGCAGAGGCAGCAGCGGTTCTCTTGGGAAGCAGGGTCTTGCGTCGAAGCTGGTAGGGACTGTTCTGAGCTCCTGGACCGGACTCCTCAATAGccatctctgctgcagctgctgcaggagcctcCTCATCTGGACAGAAAACACATAGACATTGTCTATACAAACACGAGCACTTTGAATGCACAGAGCTGCCATAATGAACATGCAATATGTGTGACACAGAAAACTCAGTgggattttctttaaaaattgtatgcattcctcttctcttttgttatCACTCACATTTCTCCAGTAGTTGCATCTAAAGCTGACACTCCTTACTACAAATGACACAATGGTGTGCACTCGGCTAACATGCAGTATTCACAGTGCGCAGGCTAACACACCGGGGTAATATAGTGGGGTAAGGCAAGACAAAGGTTAGTGATTGATAATGACAGAtgcaaccccccctcccctgcaaccacattttttttttttacgtctagTCATTCTCAACACGTATCGGACTGTGTGTGCAATTTGGGCCAGACAAGATCAGGCTCATCTTTATAGCTGTGGCTGTCAAAATTAAACTCGATCAAGACGAGCGGCTAAATGGCTACAAACTGAACTGCGTAGCTTGCAAATCCGCGGTGTAAACAAATCGAGGAGGCACTGCGAACAAGGAAGGGGATATGGTCTCATTTCTGCAGGCTGCATTAGCTCGAAAATGGGACACAGTgaattcacttttaaaaaaagtatcagCAGCTGATCTGTGTGGGCCTCTTGTAGCCGGGGCAGCTAActagcacccccccccccctctattcgctgctaatgtttttgttaaCGTTACACCCCAAAAATGGCAGTCCGCAGATTTACACCCTCCGAATCGTTAGTGACAGCTGGGAATGCGGCGCCCGAGTAGACACGAAGGCTGCAGTCAGAGCATGTTGAAGTCAAGTATTATGAGGCATTTATGTTGACCGTGTGGTTAAATACGCATTACGTTTTGTGCGAAgacacctcccccccccaccccactccCCAACATCCCGTATAACCTGGTGAGCTAACTAGCAGTGGTGGCTAGGCTCGATCACTCAAGCCAAACAAAGCGCGGCCTGGCCTAAGCCACAGAGCAAAGAAGCCTCGGCTTTTCCTGCGTTAGCCCCACCGTAGTTGGTGGAGGAGACCCCGTAGCAGTGAGCTCGGGATTAAAACACCGACTGTTACCGCTTCTTGTTTAAcccgggggggggggccttTGCTTACCTCTATCCCCGTTGTTCCGTTCGGGCTGCACCGGGCGCGGCCTCGACACTCGCCTGGGTCTCCTGTTGGTGGCTCTGACGGAGTTCATCTGGGGAGTTggttgttggaaaaaaaaaataggttcgCTTATCCTCGACCACCCGCTTGCTAAATTTAGCCCACGACCCGAGCGCTACCAACCTGGACAgtctatttttttccccccgctaCACCCAAAACAAACTGCGACCAAAACCCGCTGGTATTTTGGGGGGTGTAATCGCTTTTTTAGCCTCCTCCCTTGGTGTTAcagctctctcccccccccgtATCGCTGCTCGGTGCCAGCTTCGTCTCAgactggagcaggaggagccaTTAACCCACACGGGAAACAATCGcgagaaaaagaaagagcaagAGCATTCTGTCGACCAATTGCAATAGACGTTTTATACGCTGTTCCTTGCAGCGACCAATCAGGAGCTCCGTTTCAGTACTACTTGATAAACCTTTCTGTTGGGGTTCGGGATCGGTCAAGCGGAGATTTGATCAGTGATCAATGCATGGGCACACCACTGGACTCAGTAGCTAATTAAAACACTGCAAATGTTGTCGTTTATAGCCTACGTTAAGAGTATTTCACAACAGTGTATCATATTTACACAGGGTCGTTTTAACCCTTTAGAAATGTCAAAGAGCACAACCTTGGATTTGCCTGATTGTCTGCCTTTGTAATTGAAAATATAggcctatgtttttttttttttttaccatctagGAGTGGAATCAGCTGCATATATTCTCTGCATATGGAGGGCCAAATTTAAGTAACATGATGAAAATGTGACAGCAGAAGACGCATGAACTGAGATGCTGCATGATACTTAATGGTAATGTTAATGGtagagcaaaaaataaaatgttcaatttctAGTTAAAATCTAATTATAACTTAGAGACTGATTAATGGAAGTAGCctgtgtatgtttttaatgtttagttTTCATGCAAATACAACATTAGGCCTATTATGTAATTAATAAtggatttttaaaatcaataagTGAAGAAATAATTTAGGCCTTTTAAACGCTGACAATAGGCTATTACTATTTAGCTGGAATTAACCTACAAGcagttgcacacacatgctGGTATGAACTAATATTTAATCTTTATTACAATGATatgttattacatttttttattgtatatgTCAATAGAAACTAAGTGTTAAGTGAGTATTAAATCGTAGATTAAGAATGAAGTTTCCTCCGGGAGATAGGCCTTCACGTTTTGTTAATTAGTATCATTTTATACAATTTGACCACCAGAGGGCATCATTAGGCTATAAAACGATAAAGCTCGGTATCTCAAACTAGAAAATGACTCTAAGCCGAGTTTTGCTGAAAGGTTTTATGTAGGATTTAAATGtcgtctcctttttttccccacacggTGTCTAAAGATCTAAGATTTGTTCCCACACATTTCAACACCCAATAAAAGAATGATGAGTGTTAGTAATCTGTGCACAGAAGTTTGAGGACAATTATGCCTACATTACATTGATTTCTTCAgtgcatgaataaataatagtAAAGTTGATCTTCTCTAGGTTTTGTCAGGGAAATAATAAAGTACATGCAGGAAATAGCTCAATGCCTAGTGATGATGTGGCCTTTAGTTAGAAGAAGGGAGAGACATATGTGGATTTCCTACCTAAATGTTAAAGTAGTTAACGTCAAGTATCCCATGAGGAGACACAACAGCAGCATACTCTTTCTATTAATGGCTTCTTCTCTTGCCGTAGACCAAAATGTGTCCCAGTACTCCACTGCGCTCAGTCTGTGGACTTTAATGAACCTCAGCGCTGCATGTGAGCAGATGAGGAGAGggagtttttcaggaggctTTTTTTCATACACTGAGCTGCAAAGAAACATCTCACTGAGACCAAATAAAGTCAGAACTTAATAACAAATATAACATTTGTGTTGCATGTCATCTCTGATGCAACTattatgtcttttttaaatgatagtGCATGTTAGCAAAGACTGGTGGTTTATACAGACACATGTTATTGTTCAGTTGAATCTactttaatgcatgtttttgtgtctaaatgtctttaaatatttttatttatgtaatgttctaataattaaataaattaagatCCTTTTGTCACAGATTGGGATTTCAATCTGAGTTTATGCATTCTGAGTTTTCCACATTACTTTGACAATTAGTATTCATTGGGTTTAATTTTACATCTATGTTGTGTATTCCTgtgtaatctttatttttatcttaaTTTTTCAATTACAATACTTTCTGACTTCATGTGACTATATGAGCTCGTGCATATATTATTTATCGTTGTAAGGCACTCAAAGCTGTATTTCTTACACTTTTTGTTTACTAttctagtttttgtttttgcatattcaaagtgtctgcagagaggCCGAATTTTACGAATTAGCCAGAGAGAATTCAAAAACAATCATGCAGTAGGAGCACCCCCTGCTGGTAAAAGACTATACTGCATGCACAGGATCAGTGTTGGCATGTAGGAGGCAGTGTATCCATATCAATGAGCTGGACTCAGATTCCTTTTTGCAGCTGCAGCCTTGAAACCCCGGGTTCCTtgcctctcagtgtgtgtgagccttATCAAGCTGTCGTGTCCATCCTCCTGTAATAAGCAGAAGGAGCAGCTGTGTAGTCTGCCCCTCAGTCACGCACCCAGCCCACCCTTGCACCTCAAGCAGAGGTTGGTGGGGTCACTTTGTCCTTGAAAGCGTTTGGCTGCTGCGAAGGACAGAAAAATCTCTAGATAAAGACAGCAAGTTAgagcatgtgtgtttttcctttatttcttttcagAGCACTCTCTCCTTCAGTTTAAAAACTTTATATAAGCATACACATATAAttatgatcatttaaaaacaacaagaaatacAACATTCGCccgtaaaaaaaacacttaaaaatggCACATGATACTAatttataaactataaaaaaaaatgaaatgacagatAATTACACACAATACATTGAAAAAGTGAGAAACTGAAGGTTAGGCGACATGTTGGAGGCTTGTAGAGCTACAGCAGACAGCGTGTATGAGTGGATTATTAATGAGTGGGTCCCCGTGGTGTGCTTCCTAATGAATATCATTCAATCATGATGTTGAATGTTAAAAGGATGTTGATTTCTTGATGTGAACATGTGCGGCATCCCGAGAGTCCAACCTTTATGAAACTCTTTGAAAGTACTTCGCATTATCTTGAGACAGCAGATGGAGGCATTTGCAGAAGACGTCCCCTGAAAGTGAAGTCATTATACCTCGTCTTCTACTTTCATTTATCCTCTAAATTGTCATTATGCAGTAAACTCCACCCATGTTGTGCTCAAGGAATAATCTAGGACAGACATTTGACCTAGATTTGGTAAAAGAATCTGCAGTTCACCTGTAGCTATCTTTACATGGATTTGTACACACACTATGAATACAGTGAAGTttacacatttgtattttttggcaGATCAGAGGTACAGGCAACTAATAAGAGATACATGAAAACCAACAAAATTGAATGTGAATAGGCATACAAAAGATACGTTGgtttaatatttgaatatataGCAGCAGAGGTGGGGggtctttttatgcctttatttaacaggacagtggatagtgtataaaatcagggagtgagagtgagtggggagtgacatgcaggaatggagccacaggttgaacACAAACCTGGGCACAACACTTGAATGattatagcctccgtacataggatgcgacctaaccgctaggccatcctGCGCTCCCTTGTTTCTGTACTCTAATAAAGTTTCAGTGTcgtataaaacagaaaaacacaaagccactctcttgttaaataattaaaatgccTTTATTTTCATGGCATGGGCATGTAGATATTAAAATTAACTGATGCTTTTTGGCATCAAGCCTTCATCAGCAAATCAGTAAAAAGGCTTTcacatgcagaaaactcctgaaaaactttggatatttccaggaggcgctgtatgtgtgaacacacacagccacatttttcactcaaagtcaaagtcaggaAATATTGTTTTCCAGATGAAGGCTTGATGCTGAAATGCGttatggtttgttttattttctacatcATCATGCTATGAAAATAAAggcattttaattgtttaataaaGAGTGCCTTGgagatttttcttgttttataagATTGTATAGTATCCCTATCTCAAGagctcctcaaacacacactcctttgGGTTCAAAAAGctctcagaaaaaaatgtgttcatactGAACCACAATTTTTACTGAAGCCAAACATTACACAAATCTCCCTTAATGGATGAGAGAGTAACAcgggggaaataaaaaataaacactgggAAAAAAGACATAACATAACAAGATGAAAACTGACTAACAGTGAGGTCTTACACTAACATTAGGGGATATGGCCAACATGGCAGCAACGCAAAGCACAGAGACATTCCTCATCCGCTTGATTTACACATTGAAGCAAAGCAATGTTCATGATGTTCAGTAGTTTCTTCATTCATCTGACGTTAGAATGATTTACGTTAAATAGTCTCAAAAATATGATGTGAGattcacacagaaacagctggTTGAAACGTCCTTATAGGAGCCTTAATAACACTGTAGTTGTGTCGGTCGTCCCTttaaccagaaggttggggattggatccccagctcctgcagccacatgtccgatgtgtccttgggcaaaactcTTAACTCcatgttgctcctgctgcttcggcgtgtgtgaatgggattagttacttctgatggccactttaaacagcagcctctgccatcagtgtgaatgtgtaggtgtgacctgcggtgtaacagcactttgagtagtcagaagactagaaaagcgctatacaggCTCCAGTCCATTTCTAGTTTAAAAGTTAAATAGATACTTCTGAAGTATCTGTAGGTCACTTCAACTTGTGCTGTCATGCACTCAACTCTGTTAATATCTCATTCAGATCTTAGAGAAACTGTCTGTATTTGCCATGCCAGGCTTTTTTATTATCACTGATTAAGTTAGTATTCTTGTTTTCCATCTTGACTCAGCGTCTGGGCCAAGGAGCACAGCATCACATGGCTGCTCTTTGGAGAAGTCCAGGCCGGCTGCTGACACGAAGAACTCTCCGTCCTGTAAATCTGCGCTTGCGTCTTAAACAGGCCGAACCGAGCAGCAAGGAGAACGAAATCCCGTCTGAATGTGCGGGTGAAGAAGGCGTAGAGGAAGGGGTTGGAGCAGGAGTTTATGGGGTAGAAGAGCACCAGCAGGAGTTTGGAATTGGAGACGGTGATGAGAGGGAGCTTGAGAGCGGCCGAGAGGGCGAAGAAGGAGATGGGAGCCATGCAGATGAAGTCGGTGAAGATATGGACGGCCATGCGTTGGGCAACGCGGGTGTCTGCATGGGCGGGGGCTGACGTAGGGTTTCGGACGGTCAGGTAGATGCTGAGgtaacagacgcacacacagaggaacGCCAGGATGTTGAGAAGGAGCAGAAACACCACGTAGATCTGAGACTTCACAGACTCCACGTCCATGGGCAGGCAGATACTCACCTGCACccccaaaaacaaatacagaaaaagttGTTCATATTACAGTGTGTACATCTTCCTACAACAGTACAGAACGTAGGCAAAAACTCAGAGGATATAAATTGATAACATGTAACAATGAACAACGTGGGAAGAATGATAAACTTTAGATAATTATggtattttataaaataaacatagtacaaaacacagaataaactGAAATTTTTACgttacacaaattaaaaaaagggtaTTTAAATCATATGGAGGATGAGTTCATGCTCCATTTTGCATCCCAAATTATGTGAACCCGAGCAAATCCTGAATAAAGCTGCTGTCAAGAACTAAAATGCACGGAGGAGTTGCATTGAGGATGTGAGGTTAAGACAAAGCGCTCATCTTATCAAAGCAAACATTACATGCAATTTGTGGCTGAGCATCATTTTCACAGGTTTTTGAAGCAAATCAAGTATATTGCACTCATTTAGAGGAATATGAGTTCATGCGCCATTTTGCATCCCTAATGACTTTGACCTGAGCAGATTATGACAGATATTAATTGCTGTCACAAACTTGAAAGCGAAGAAGCGGTACATAGAGTATGTCTGTTTGAGGCGCCCACCTTGCCATAGCTGCTCACTCCGACTGTGGGCAGGAAGGCAGCGAGCGAGGAGAAGATCCAGCCTGCTGTCATGACGATACACGCGTGTCTCAGACGAAGTTTACGGTCGAGCCGCAGAGCGTGTGTGATGGTGTGCCAGCGTTCCAGGGTGATCGCTGTtaatgtaaacactgacagTTCACTGGCAAACACCTGAagttgacacacaaacacacatatttctATTCAAACATATTAACAAGTCTTGTTGTTTATGTATCAACATGGGCATTACATTTGTATGCAAAAGACTCTCtggctgtacacacacacacacacacacacacacacacacaccgtgaaGAAGCCCGCTGCACTGCAGCCCAGACCCATCTGCCAGTCTATGGCGTGGTTGTAGTACTGGCCACGTGTGAGCATGTCTACAGTTGCTATGACGACCAGGTAGATGCCCATGCAGAGGTCAGAGAAAGCAAGGTGGCACATGAGGAAACGGGGGACGGTCAATTTGGAGCGGCTGCctgacaaaaaataaagtgaGAGGTAGCTGCAGGTTTAAAGTGCAGTTATCACATTTTTTGATCAGATCCTTTCACAATGTAATGTTCATATAGATTCAAAATATAATGTGCTTAGCTGcactgtttattatttatttaacaattttaaCCTTTGTAATAttaaagaaaactaaaaaaaagggaatagaTTTTACCGTTACATACCTAACAAGACCACGAGTACCGCTGCGTTCCCCAACAGGGCCAGGATGGAGATGATCCAGATGAGGACCCGTAGCAGGGTGGTGGACATGATGTCCTCACAGGGGTTAAAGGCATCGGGGGCTGGGGtgcaggtgatggaggtgacGTTGGAGCAGTGGGCT carries:
- the fshr gene encoding follicle-stimulating hormone receptor; this encodes MVVVILMMVVFATVEMTAASAPSSEMDIKHEDETVRAKRTQCIWYPLSIEVTEIPSNISSNTQCLKVKQTQIRLIPQGALSSLQHLEKLTITENNLLERIGAFAFAGLPRLTHIYISENVALESIEAFAFSDLPELSEITITKSKHLRQIDSDAFRHIMKLQYMTISNTGLRVFPNFSQIQSTATRFVLDLQENSHIEKVPANAFRGLCTQTISEIRLTRNGIKEVASDAFNGTKMHRLCLKGNEQLTHINPNAFVGSSELVVLDISHTALSSLPDSILAGLEKLFAKSAINLKELPPLHLFTKLYQANLTYSSHCCAFKNVHRKRSNWSSLCTHPEAPDNIQFYRAHCSNVTSITCTPAPDAFNPCEDIMSTTLLRVLIWIISILALLGNAAVLVVLLGSRSKLTVPRFLMCHLAFSDLCMGIYLVVIATVDMLTRGQYYNHAIDWQMGLGCSAAGFFTVFASELSVFTLTAITLERWHTITHALRLDRKLRLRHACIVMTAGWIFSSLAAFLPTVGVSSYGKVSICLPMDVESVKSQIYVVFLLLLNILAFLCVCVCYLSIYLTVRNPTSAPAHADTRVAQRMAVHIFTDFICMAPISFFALSAALKLPLITVSNSKLLLVLFYPINSCSNPFLYAFFTRTFRRDFVLLAARFGLFKTQAQIYRTESSSCQQPAWTSPKSSHVMLCSLAQTLSQDGKQEY